AGGAGGCGCAGCGCGGCCGCCTCGCAAGGCAGACTTGCCGCCCATGCCGGATCAGGCCCATATGAAGGTCGAACACCTCGGCGGGGGAGATGCGTGCTTCAAGCATAGCAGCAATCTGGTCGGGAGACGACCGCTCGGGAACGAGGCCGAGGCGGCGCGCGACCCGTTGAACGTGCGTATCGACGGGGAGTGCCGGGCGTCCGAAGGAGAAAAGCAGGACGCAGCTTGCGGTCTTGCTGCCGACGCCGGGCAGACTGGCGAGCCAGCGCCGCGCTTCGTCAAGCGGGAGGTCGGCGAGAAAGCGCAGGTCGAGCGTGCCGTGCCGCTCCTGGATTGCCGCCAAGGTGCGCTGAATCCGCGCCGCTTTGATCGTCGCCATTCCGCCCGAGCGGATTACCGCCGCCAGTTCCGCGGGAGGAGCGGCAAGCGTTTCCTCCCATGTCGGATAGCGCCCCTTCAGCGCTGCGAAGGCGCGCGCCGCGTTGCGGTCGGAGGTATTCTGCGACAGGATGGTCACGACAAGCTCATCGATCGGGTCGCTCAAGGGCGGACTGCTGCGCCCGTACTGCTCGGCAAGACGGTCGAGGATCCACGGGAGGCGGTCGTCCATGGCGCCGAGACTGTAGCGCATCTGCCCGCTCCGCTGTCGTGCGGCGCGCCGTCGGCCGGCGGGGTCAGTCTGCTGTCGGAGGCGGCCGCGCGCGGAGTAGTCAGCCGGCGCGATCGAGGTTATCATTCTGTTCGCTTCGAGGAGCGCTGCAACGGGCCGTGCCCGCCAGGCTCGAAGCCGTAGTCACTCGCTAACGGCGCTCACGACCTTTTCGTGAAGGAGGGCGTGATGTCTTCCGCCGTCGTCTCCCAGTCGTTCACCGACTACTACGTCGCCGATCTCAGTTTGGCCGAATGGGGGCGCAAAGAGATCGCGATCGCCGAGACGGAGATGCCGGGCTTGATGGCGATCCGCGAGGAGTACGCCGACCTGAAACCGCTGCGCGGCGCGCGGATCGCTGGCAGCTTGCATATGACGATCCAGACCGCGGTCCTGATCGAAACGCTGCAGGCGCTCGGCGCAGAGGTTCGCTGGGCATCCTGCAACATCTTCTCGACGCAGGACCATGCCGCCGCCGCGATCGCCGCCGCCGGCACACCGGTGTTTGCCTACAAAGGCGAGTCGCTCGATGAGTACTGGGAGTTCACCCACCGGATCTTCGACTTCGGCGACGGCCTCTATGCCAACATGATCCTCGATGATGGCGGCGATGCGACGCTGCTCATCCATCTTGGCGCGAAGGCGGAGCGCGACCGCAGCTGCATCTCCCACCCGACGAACGACGAGGAGGCGGCGCTCTTCGCCGCAATCCGCCGCCATCTCGACAAGGACCCGCACTACTATTCGAAGCGGAAGGCTGCGATCCGCGGCGTGACCGAGGAGACGACGACGGGGGTCAAGCGGCTCTATCGGATGCATGCCGAAGGCCAGCTGGGCTTCCCGGCGATCAATGTCAACGACTCGGTGACGAAGTCGAAGTTCGACAATCTGTACGGCTGCCGCGAATCGCTGATCGACGGCATCAAGCGCGCGACCGATGTGATGATCGCGGGCAAGATCGCAGTCGTTTGCGGCTATGGAGATGTGGGGAAAGGCAGCGCAGCAGCGCTCCGTTCACTCTGTGCGCAAGTGTGGGTGACCGAGATCGACCCGATCTGCGCGCTTCAAGCGGCGATGGAAGGGTACCGCGTTGTAACGATGGACTACGCTTGCGACAAGGCGGATATCTTCGTCACCGCCACCGGCAACGTCGATGTGATTACGCACGACCATATGGCGCGGATGAAGAACAACGCCATTGTCTGCAACATCGGCCATTTCGACAGCGAGATCGACGTTGCCAGCTTGCGGAAATACCGCTGGGAGAACATCAAGCCGCAGGTCGACCATGTGATCTTCCCGGATGGCCACCGCATCATCCTGCTAGCTGAAGGGCGATTGGTCAACCTTGGCTGCGGCACCGGCCATCCCAGCTTCGTCATGTCGACCTCCTTCACCAACCAAGTGATTGCGCAGATCGAGCTGTGGACCAACCCCGACAAATACCCGGTCGGCGTCCATGTCCTGCCGAAGCACCTCGATGAGAAGGTGGCGCGGCTGCATCTCAAGAAGCTCGGCGCCGAACTGACCGAACTGACCGATCGGCAGGCGCGCTATATCGGCGTCAACCGCGAAGGCCCCTATAAGCCGGACCATTATCGGTACTAACCGGGGCGCTCCTCGGTTGCGCTGCCGTTGCTCGGCCAGCGGCAGCTGCTTGGAAGAAGGCAGGACGATCGCTAGACTGAAGGCGTGTCGGTGATCGTCTTCTGGCTTGCAGTTGCTGCCGTCGGCATCGCACTCGGAGTAGCGCGTCGCGGCCGACTGGAAGCGCTGCTCGACCTCTCCATTCGCGGCGGTCCGCTTGCGCTCGGCCTGCTCGCGGTGGACCTCGTCGTCTTGCCGCGGCTTGCGCCGCTCTCGCTGCTCGAGCCGGCGCTGCCGTGGGCAGCATTTGCGACGATCGCGGGGCTGCTGGTCATTGCGCTGCTCAACAGAACGGTGTTCCAGCCGCTTCCGCTCTGGCTGCTCGGCATCGGGATGAATGCCGGCTATCTGCTGGCGAACGGCGGGTACGCCTATGTCGTCCGGCCAGCGGCCTTTGCGGCGAGCGTGCCGCTGATCGCGCTGCCGGACTTCGTGGCGGCGCCGTTCCTCGCTGCCTGGCTCCCGCTTCCCGGGGACGGCTGGGTGTCGCCCGGTGATCTTGTCCTTGCTGTCGCCGCGATCTGGGCAGTCCAAGCGGCGATGCGCTCTCGCGCGGCGTGATCGGCCAGCGCGGCCCGTGGCGAGTGCTCGCTCGCCGCGAGGTGTATCGCAACCCCTGGCTTCGGGTCTATGAAGATTCGGTCATTCGCCCCGACGGCCAGCCGGGGATCTACGGCGTGGTCGAGCCGGAGGACAACGCGGCGGTCGTGGCGCTCGACGATGAGGGCCGCGTCGCGCTCATTGCCGAGTTTGTCTACCCGCTCGGGCGGGAGCTGCTGCAGATCCCGAGCGGCGGCGTGCACCCCGGCGAAGACCCGCTCGCGGCCGCCAAGCGCGAGCTGGCGGAGGAGACGGGACTGGCCGCCGAGCGGTGGGTCTCGCTCGGCCGCTTCGCATTCTCGGGCGGCCTCTCGACCCAGATCGGTTATCTGTTCCTTGCTCAGGGCCTCCATCGCGGGCCTGCCCGTCCCGAAGGCACTGAACGGCTGGTCCTGCGCTTTGTCCCTCTCGCCGAAGCGCTTGCCCTCGCTGACCGCAGCGAGATCATCGACTCGCCAAGTCTTGTCGGGCTGTACCGCGCCGCGCGGGTGCTTGGCCGCGAACATCAGCGCGGGGAGTAGCCGCCTCCCGCGGTCGTCTTCCCCGGCGCCGGCGGTGCGAGGCTGCGCGGGGCTTGGAGGACATTCTTCCCAAGATCCCGAGGAAGCGCTGCTCTTCTCAGCCGGCACAGAACATCGTACTGTTTTGGGGAAACACCCCCGACGAAGGAAGCGCTCATGACTCTGACGCGAGATCCCGACGCACCCCCGGAGGCGTCCTTACCGCCTCACGCTCTCGAAGCTTCTGCTGTTCTGGCGGCCTTTGCCAGTTCCCTCGAAGGACTGCGTTCCTCCGAGGCGGAGCGCCGCCGGGCACGCTACGGAGCCAACGTTCTTGCGCCGGCGCGCGGGGACGGGGTTCTGCACATCCTGTGGCGGCAAATCAACAACCCGCTTGTGTTCGTCTTGCTCGGCGCGGCGGCGCTCGCGATTGCGACGGGCAAAGGGATTGATGGCGCGGTCGTGCTCGCCGTTGTCGTCGTCAACGCCATCATCGGCTTTGTCCAAGAGTATCGTGCCGGCAAGGCGATTGCCGCCCTCTCTGCGATGACGCCTGACACGGCGACTGTCCTGCGCGACGGAGAGAAGGTGACTGTGCCCGCCGCTGAGCTCGTGCCCGGCGATATCGTGCTGCTCCAATCGGGCGACCGCGTGCCGGCAGATGTGCGGCTGGTCGTCGAGCGTGGGCTGCGCGTCGAGGAAGCGGCGCTCACGGGCGAGTCGGTGCCGGCCGAGAAAGAGACAGCGCCCCTGCCGCCGGACACGCCGCTCGGTGACCGGCGCAACATGGCGTTTGCCGGCACGTATGTCACCTCAGGCGTTGGGACGGCGGTCGTCGTCGCGACGGGCATGCGCACCGAGCTTGGGCGGATCTCGGCCATGCTTCGCGAGACGACCGAGATCGAAACGCCGCTCACGAAACAGATCGCGGCGGTCAGCCGCTGGATTACGGTCGCGATCCTGATCGTCTCGGCGCTCTTGTTCGCGACGGGGCTGCTGCGCGGCTACCCGGCGGTGGACGCTATCCTCGCGGCGATTACGCTTGCGGTCGGCGCGATCCCGGAAGGACTGCCGGCGGTGATCACGATCGTCCTCGCGATCGGGGTCCGCCGGATGGCCGCGCGCCGCGCGATCGTCCGCCGGCTGGCGGCGGTCGAGACGCTCGGCAGCGCAACCGTCATCTGCTCCGATAAAACCGGCACCCTCACGCGCAACGAGATGATGGTGCAGCACCTTTGGGCGCCGAGCGGCCACTACCGTCTGACCGGCACTGGCTACGCCCCGGAGGGCGCCTTGCTCCATAACGATCAGTCGGTCGCGCCGCCGGACGATGTGGCCGAGCTCGCGCGCGCCGGCGCACTCTGCAGCGACTCGACGGTGCAGCAAAAGGACGGCAAGTGGGTGATCACGGGGGACCCGACCGAGGCCGCGCTCGAGGTCGCCGCGCGGAAGATCCTCGGCGATGTCGCGGCGCTGCGCCGGGATTGGCCGCGGCTCGATGCTATCCCCTTCGAGTCTGAGCGCAAGTTCATGGCGACCCTCCACGCGACACCGAGCGGCGGGCAGGTGATCTACTTGAAGGGGGCGCCCGAAGTCGTTCTGCAGCGGGCGGCGCGGGATGGTGCCGGCGCGCCGCTTGATGCCGCACAGATTGCCGCCCAGGTCGAGGCGTTGGCAGCGCAGGGGCTGCGGGTGCTGGCGCTCGCTGCCAAAGTGCCGGCGGCGCCTCTCGCCGCCCTGAGCGAGGAGGATGTCGCTGGCGGGTTCGTCTTCCTCGGCCTTCAAGGGCTGATCGATCCGCCGCGGCCGGAAGCGATCGCGGCGGTTGCCGCCTGTCACGGCGCAGGGATCACGGTCAAGATGATCACCGGGGACCACGCCAGTACCGCGCTCGCCATCGGCCGGCAGTTAGGGCTGGCCGACGCGGGCGACCGCGCGGTGACTGGCGCCGAACTGGAACGGCTGTCGGATGACGAGATGGTCGACGTCGTTCGGACGGCAAACGTGTTCGCCCGCGTTGCGCCCGAACACAAGCTGCGCCTCGTGCGCGCGCTCCAGCGCCAAGGCGAGGTCGTCGCAATGACGGGCGACGGGGTGAATGATGCGCCCGCGCTCAAGCAGGCGGATATCGGCGTTGCGATGGGCATCACCGGAACGGACGTCTCGAAGGAAGCGGCCGACATCGTCCTCGCCGACGACAACTTCGCCACCATCGCCGCCGCGGTGGAAGAAGGGCGGCGCGCCTACGACAACTTGGTCAAGTCGCTCGCGTTCATCCTGCCGACAAACCTTGCCTTTGCGCTGATCTTCCTCGTCGCGGTCGTCTTCTTCCCCATCGAGGGAGGCAACGCGCTGTTGCCGATGCTGCCGACCCAGCTCCTCTGGATCAATCTCGTCTCGGCGGTGACGCTGGCGCTCCCGCTCGCCGTTGAGGCGATGGAGCCAGATATCATGCGCCGCCCGCCCCGCCGGCCGGACGCGCCGGTCTTCAACCGTTTCGTCGCCTTTCGGACGGTGCTTGTCGCCCTGCTGATCGCGAGCGGAACGCTCGGGCTCTTTCTCGTCCAGTATTTCAGCGAAGTGGGGATCGGGATCGCGCCGGACGTGGCCCTGCGCGAGGCCCAGACAATGGCCGTGACGGCGGTAACGCTGTTCCAGGTCTTCTATCTGCTGCAGTCGCGCTCGCTGCGGGATTCGATCTTCTCGATCGGCCTGTTCAGCAATCCGTGGGTCTACGTCGGCATCGGCGTGCTGCTGGCGCTGCAAGCCGGGTTCATCTACCTGCCGGTGATGAATGTGCTGTTTGGGACGGCGCCGCTCTCGCTGATGAGCCTGCTGGAGGCGGTGCTGGTGGCGTTCCTGATTGTGCCGGTCATCACAGTCGAGAAGGCGATCGCGAGCCGCCTCGCCCGCGAAGCAGCCTGATCACGACGCTTTCGAGCGCGGCGCGTAGAGCTTCAGCTCGCCCCGCCGGAGCCGGTTGCCGACCTTTTGGCGGATCTGCTCAAGGATGGGGAAGTCCCACTCGCCGACAAAGGAGATCGCCGTGCCGGTCCGTCCGGCGCGGGCGGTCCGGCCGATGCGGTGGATGTACTCCTCGACATTGTCGGGCATATCGAAGTTGAAGACGTGGGTGATGCCCTCGACGTCGATGCCGCGCGCCGCAACGTTGGTGGCAACGAGGAGGGGAAGAGAGCCGGCACGGTAGGCATCCATGACGCGGTTGCGCTCGCTTTGCTTCATGCCGCCGTGCAATGCCTGAATAAGGAACCCTTGGTCCCACAGGTCGCGCGTCAAGGTATCGACGCCGCGCTGGGTGCGCCGAAAGATGAGGATGCGCTCATCGCCCGTCATTTCGTCGAGCAGTTCGACGAGCGCGCGCGTTTTGTCGCGTTCGGCCACTTCGTAGTAGATCTGGTCGATCTGCTCAACAACCGGCTGGTCGGGGTCGATCTCCACGAAAACCGGGTCGTTCATGTACCGCCAGACGATCTTGCGGACGAACAGCGGGATCGTCGCTGAGAACAGCCCCGTCTGCCGACTCTTCGGGGTGCGGCGCAGGATCGTCTCGATATCGTCGGCGAAGCCGATGTCGAGCATTTCGTCGCATTCATCGAGGATGACGATGCGGACGTCGCGGAACGTGATCGTTCCGCGGGTGAGGTGGTCGATGATCCGGCCGGGGGTGCCGACGATGACGTGCACCCCCTGGTCGAGGGCATGGATTTGTTTGGCGATCGAGTCGCCGCCGTAGACGGCGAGCACCTTGATGCCGCGGTATTTGCCGATGCGCGTGAGATCGTCGGTTACTTGGCGGGCGAGCTCGCGCGTGGGGACAAGAACCAACGCTTGAACGCCGGGCCGCCGCGGATCGATCTTTTCAGCGATTGGGATGCCGAAGGCGGCAGTCTTGCCGGTGCCCGTCTTGGCGCGGCCGACGACATCGCGGCCTTCGAGAAACGGCGGGATCGCTTCGCGCTGGATCGGGGTCGGAGCGAGGTAGCCCATCTCGCGGAGCGCGCGCGCGACAGGGGCGCTGAGGGTCAGGTCGCCGAAGGTTCCCGTTTGCGGAGCAGAGAGACGATAGTCTGCCGCAGTGAGCGGATGTTCAGGCAAAGCAATCACTTGGTCCTTCCAAGGTCGTTCGGCGCGGCTGAGAGAAGAAAAAAGGGACGAGCCGCCCTGCGCTCGTCCCCCTCGCCGCTCTCGGTTGTGCTCTCATCTTCTTTCAGTATATCGATGCGGCCAAGCATGCTGCAACTATCCGGTTTGGGCAGTTTTTTCTATACTCTCTTGACAAGGAGAGAGGAATGGCCGGCGCAATCCTCGATTTGGCGCTTTTTCCGCTTAACTCGGTGCTCTACCCCGGCGGCCAGATCGCGCTCCATATTTTTGAACCGCGCTACCGCTTGATGATTGGCCGCTGCATCGAGGAGAACCTGCCGTTCGGTGTGGTGCTGATCCGCGAAGGGCAGGAAGTAGGCGAACCGGCAGTCCCGTATGAGGTCGGCACGGTCGCGAGCATCAGCCAGCATGTCAAGAAGCCGGATGGCCGCTACGATTTGACCGCGATTGGGCTAGAGCGGTTTCGAGTCCTGACGATCCTGCAGGAGCGCCCCTATCTCGTGGCGCGCGTCCAGCTCGAGCCCGATCTGGTTGGCCCGGCCGACGAACTCGGCACGCGCGCCAGCGAAGTGCACGGGCTGTTTGAAACCTACGTCGAGCGCTTGCGCGAGATGAGCAATGGCAAGCTCGATGCGATCGAGGTGCCCACGGACCCCGAGGCGCTGGCGTGGTTTGTCGCCGCGACGCTGCCGATCGCGATGACGGAGAAGCAGGCGCTTCTTGAGCAGCCGAGCACGGTCTCCCGCTTGGCTGCTGAGGCGGAGATCCTGCGCCGCGAGCTCACCTTCCTCCGCTTCGGGGCGCTCTCGGTCGAAGATCGCAACCGTCTGATTGCTCGCCCCCGCTCCCTCAACTGACGCTCGGAGCGCGCTGCTGCGCGAGGGCAGCGAGGAAGTCGTCGCTGGTGAGGAGGGTGCCGATGTTGGCGAGGTTCTTGAGCGACGCCTCGTGCAGCGCTTGGCTGAAGCTGGCGACGCAGTCGGTCAGGGTCACGACGTGCCAGCCGCGCATGATGGCGTCGCGGGCGGTGCCTTCGACGACGCCGTTGGTTGCGATCCCGGTGAAGACGAGTGTCTCGATGCCGAGGGCGGTCAAGATCTTCTCGAGCTCTGTCTGATACATCGCCGAATAGCCCCATTTGCGGACGAGATAGTTGGGCGGCGGCAGGTCGGCGACGAGCGCATGGCCGGGCGTGCCGGCACGAAATCCTTCTTCTTCCAGCCAAGGGCGGAGCTGGCGCAGATGGCCAAGCCCCATCGCCTTGCCGTCGAGGTCGGTGAGGACGGTCAGCTGGGTGGCGACGATCGGGATGCGGTGTGTCCGGCAGGCGTTCATTACGCGGGCGATGCGGGGGATGAGCGGCTGCACCGCTGCCACGTCGAAGCCATGCCGGGCGTACGCGCCGTTGGGGTCGCAGAAGTCGCGCTGCATGTCCATCACCATCAAAACCGGCCGTGTCACGGTCATCGTTTCCCCCTCTTCTAAGGGCAGAGTGGCTCAGGCGGCCTGGGCTGCGCCGCCTCGATGCAGATAGCGCCCGGCACCCGGCGTTCCGACCACTGTCCCGTCGCGCATGATCACCTGTCCGCGCAGGATCGTCATCACGGGCCAGCCTTTGAGCGTCCAGCCGTCGTAGAGCGAATAGTCAGCGCTGCTCTGGAAGATGGCGGCGTCGGCGACCTGCTCGCGGTCGAGGTCAATGAGGCAGAGATCGGCGTCGGCCCCGAGGCGAATGCTGCCCTTGGTCGCGCCGAGCCCGAACAGCCGCGCGGGATTGGCCGCCGTCAGCGCAGCGACACGCCCGAGCGAGAGGCCGCGGCGGTGGACGCCCTCGCTCAGCAGCACCGGCAGGATGGAGGCCGTGCCGGGGAAGCCGGCGCTCGCTGTCCAGATCGACCCCGTCTTCTTGGCGCGCCGGCGCGGCACGTGGTCCGAGCCGACGGTGTCGAGCGTGCCGTCAGCGAGCCCTTCCCAGAGGGCATCGATATCGGCGCGGGCGCGCAGCGGCGGGTTCACCTTGCCGAGGGAGCCGAGGGGCGAGTCTTTGGTGTGGGTGAGGTAGTGGGGGCAGGTCTCGGCGGCGATGGGATGGCCGGGGTAGCGGGCGCGCATCCAGCGAACGGCGTCGAGCGCCTCAGCGCCGCTGATGTGGACGAAGTAGACCGGGCAGCCGGTCTGCTTGGCATAGTAGGCTGCGCGCAGGATGCATTCCGCTTCGACGATGGCGGGGCGGGATTCGTCCCACGCGGCGAGGTCATCGCGGCCGGCCGCCTGCAGCTGCGCGCGCAGCTGCCAGACAATCTCGATGTTCTCGGGATGGATGCAGGCGATGGCGCCGGGGTGACGGGCGACTTCCTGAAGGTAGCGGTAGAGGTAGCCGTCGTCCGTTCCGGTGATGCCGAGATAGGCGCCTTCGTCGCCCCGAAAGCTGGTGAAGAACTTGAACGACGCGATGCCGGCCTCGCGGACATAGCGGCCGAGGTCGGCGAGATGCTGGGGCGAGCAGGGCACCGCATGGAAGCCGTAGTCGACGAACGCCATCCGGTCAGCGGCTGCCCGCGCTTCGGCGAAGATGGGAAAGTAATCCTCGCCCGACATCAGATAGGTGAGCACGGTGGTGACGCCGCCGGCGGCCGCCGAGCGCGTTTCTGTCTCCCAGTCGGCGAGCCCCTGACCGAGCCCGATATGGAGGTGCGGGTCGACGAGGCCGGGCAGCACGTACCGCCCGGCGGCATCGATCGTGGTTGCGCCGGTGAGCGTGCCCGGCGCCGCGATCGCGGCGATCCGTCCGTCCGCAATCCCGAGGTCCGCCCGCTGCTCGCTGCCGTCAGGCAGCACGACTGTTCCGCCCGCTACCACGGTGTCGACATGCGTCATCCCGTCCTCCATCGCTTGTTCTGGCGCCCTCCCAGAGGGGGAGGGTCGTGAGCTCGATAGGTGTCCCCGCGGGCACAGCCGTGGGGCAAACGCGGGGTGCCGTCGGCCGGCTGCTCGGCAGAGAGCGGGCCGTGCGTTGGGGCGGATGCTGAGCGGTATGCTCGTGCCGTGCCCGGCGAGCTCGGCGTGGTCGGTCGCCTTGCGCTTCCCGAGCGGGCGGATGAACGCATGCTCGCGCCGGGCAATTGCTAGGTCGCCGCGGCGATAAACAGGCCCGGGCTGCCGAACGGGAGCATGCTCCGGCCGATCTTGCCGCCCAGACCAGCCACCCGGACTGTGCTGGTGCCGTTCGCTTCGGGCTGGCCGCGCAGAGAGCCGGCTTGGGCATCGGCTCGATGCCCGAGGTGGCAGGGTTCTCGAACCGGAGCGCGCCACGGTCGGCGACAACGAACGCGCAGCTAGGCTTTGCGGTCCAGCCGCAGCTGCGCTTCAAGCGACCCGCTTCCCGGTGCCGCTCCGCCATTGCGCCTTCCTCCCGCGCAGTTCTACGTCGCCTCGGCGCGATCGATCAAGCGGCTGCTCGGCGAGACCGTGCGCGCCACGCTGCAGGGTCGGCGATCGCGGATTCCACTCGGTTCTACAAGAAGTTGTGGGAGGAGAGAAAAACGGGCCTAAATAGGCCGCTTGCCTGTTGACAAGAGGGAAAGGACCTGGTATCGTTCTCCCTTGCCATGTGCCAGATATGGCGCTTGGCTGGATAAAAACTGTCAAGATGTGGTCGAGGGTAGCTCGTGCGCTGTCCATTCTGCCATCAAGGCGATAGCCGTGTTATCTCCTCGCGAGAGGGGGCCGGGATGATCCGCCGCCGGCGGGTCTGTCCCTCGTGCGGGCAGCGCTTTACCACCCGCGAATGCCTTGTCCAGCCCACCGTGCTGATCGTGAAGAAAGATGGCCGGCGTGAGCCGTTTGACCGGGACAAGCTCCTGCGCGGCATTCAGCTTGCGTGCACCAAGCGGCCAGTGGCGGCAGAGGCCATTGAGCAAGCGGTCGCGGCAGTGGAAGCGGCCCTCTTCGCGCGCGGCGAAGCAGAACTGCCGAGCAGCCTTGTGGGCGAGCTTGTGCTCGAGCAGTTAGCGCGCCTCGACGCTGTCGCCTATGTCCGCTTCGCCTCGGTCTATCGGCAGTTTCCCGACCTCGCTGCGCTCCAAGCGGAGATCGGCGCGCTGACAGGGGAGCTGCCTGCCCCCACGGCCGGAGCGCTGGCCGCTGCCGGCCAGCGCGCTTCCGCCAGTTCCTAACCTCGCGCAATCCGGAACTCTCTGAGAGAATTGGGGAAGGAGTGTCTATGCCCACTGCTGCGATCGTCCCGAAATGGCCCCGTCCTGCCGAAGAAGGCAGGTGGACCGAAGCAGCGTTGAAAGTGCTGCGGGAGCGCTATCTGCGCAAAGATGCGACGGGGCAGGTGGTCGAAACCCCCGAGGAAGCCTGCTGGCGCGTCGCTTGCGCGATCGCCGAGGCAGAGTATCTCCATGGCGCAGACGACGCGACCGTGCGGGCGAGCGCCGAGCGTTTCTACCGCTTGATGGTGCGCGGGGTGTTTCTGCCGAATTCCCCTACCCTCATGAACGCGGGAAAAGGCAACGGTCTCCAGTATTCGGCCTGCTATGTCCTTCCGGTCGAAGACAGCTTGGAAGGCATCTTCGAGAGCATCAAGCGCGCCGCCATCATCCATAAGTCGGGAGGCGGGACGGGCTTCTCCTTCAGCCGGCTGCGCAGCAAGGATGCCGTCGTCTCGACGACGGGCGGCAAAGCGAGCGGCCCGGTCAGCTTCCTGCGCGTCTTCGACGCTGCCACCGAAGCGGTGAAGCAGGGCGGAACGCGGCGTGGCGCGAACATGGGCATCCTGCGCGTCGACCATCCCGACATCCTCGAATTTATCGACTGCAAGCGGGACGGCGGCATCACGAACTTCAATATCTCAGTCGCCATCACCGACGCCTTCATGAAGGCGCTCGAGAGCGGGAGCGACTACGCCCTGATCGCTCCTGACACGGGCAAGGAAGTGGGGCGCCT
This Dehalococcoidia bacterium DNA region includes the following protein-coding sequences:
- a CDS encoding endonuclease III, producing the protein MITSIAPADYSARGRLRQQTDPAGRRRAARQRSGQMRYSLGAMDDRLPWILDRLAEQYGRSSPPLSDPIDELVVTILSQNTSDRNAARAFAALKGRYPTWEETLAAPPAELAAVIRSGGMATIKAARIQRTLAAIQERHGTLDLRFLADLPLDEARRWLASLPGVGSKTASCVLLFSFGRPALPVDTHVQRVARRLGLVPERSSPDQIAAMLEARISPAEVFDLHMGLIRHGRQVCLARRPRCASCVLTSRCPKIGVTATSGLEGAQ
- the ahcY gene encoding adenosylhomocysteinase — its product is MSSAVVSQSFTDYYVADLSLAEWGRKEIAIAETEMPGLMAIREEYADLKPLRGARIAGSLHMTIQTAVLIETLQALGAEVRWASCNIFSTQDHAAAAIAAAGTPVFAYKGESLDEYWEFTHRIFDFGDGLYANMILDDGGDATLLIHLGAKAERDRSCISHPTNDEEAALFAAIRRHLDKDPHYYSKRKAAIRGVTEETTTGVKRLYRMHAEGQLGFPAINVNDSVTKSKFDNLYGCRESLIDGIKRATDVMIAGKIAVVCGYGDVGKGSAAALRSLCAQVWVTEIDPICALQAAMEGYRVVTMDYACDKADIFVTATGNVDVITHDHMARMKNNAIVCNIGHFDSEIDVASLRKYRWENIKPQVDHVIFPDGHRIILLAEGRLVNLGCGTGHPSFVMSTSFTNQVIAQIELWTNPDKYPVGVHVLPKHLDEKVARLHLKKLGAELTELTDRQARYIGVNREGPYKPDHYRY
- a CDS encoding NUDIX hydrolase, with amino-acid sequence MIGQRGPWRVLARREVYRNPWLRVYEDSVIRPDGQPGIYGVVEPEDNAAVVALDDEGRVALIAEFVYPLGRELLQIPSGGVHPGEDPLAAAKRELAEETGLAAERWVSLGRFAFSGGLSTQIGYLFLAQGLHRGPARPEGTERLVLRFVPLAEALALADRSEIIDSPSLVGLYRAARVLGREHQRGE
- a CDS encoding HAD-IC family P-type ATPase; the protein is MTLTRDPDAPPEASLPPHALEASAVLAAFASSLEGLRSSEAERRRARYGANVLAPARGDGVLHILWRQINNPLVFVLLGAAALAIATGKGIDGAVVLAVVVVNAIIGFVQEYRAGKAIAALSAMTPDTATVLRDGEKVTVPAAELVPGDIVLLQSGDRVPADVRLVVERGLRVEEAALTGESVPAEKETAPLPPDTPLGDRRNMAFAGTYVTSGVGTAVVVATGMRTELGRISAMLRETTEIETPLTKQIAAVSRWITVAILIVSALLFATGLLRGYPAVDAILAAITLAVGAIPEGLPAVITIVLAIGVRRMAARRAIVRRLAAVETLGSATVICSDKTGTLTRNEMMVQHLWAPSGHYRLTGTGYAPEGALLHNDQSVAPPDDVAELARAGALCSDSTVQQKDGKWVITGDPTEAALEVAARKILGDVAALRRDWPRLDAIPFESERKFMATLHATPSGGQVIYLKGAPEVVLQRAARDGAGAPLDAAQIAAQVEALAAQGLRVLALAAKVPAAPLAALSEEDVAGGFVFLGLQGLIDPPRPEAIAAVAACHGAGITVKMITGDHASTALAIGRQLGLADAGDRAVTGAELERLSDDEMVDVVRTANVFARVAPEHKLRLVRALQRQGEVVAMTGDGVNDAPALKQADIGVAMGITGTDVSKEAADIVLADDNFATIAAAVEEGRRAYDNLVKSLAFILPTNLAFALIFLVAVVFFPIEGGNALLPMLPTQLLWINLVSAVTLALPLAVEAMEPDIMRRPPRRPDAPVFNRFVAFRTVLVALLIASGTLGLFLVQYFSEVGIGIAPDVALREAQTMAVTAVTLFQVFYLLQSRSLRDSIFSIGLFSNPWVYVGIGVLLALQAGFIYLPVMNVLFGTAPLSLMSLLEAVLVAFLIVPVITVEKAIASRLAREAA
- a CDS encoding DEAD/DEAH box helicase, which encodes MIALPEHPLTAADYRLSAPQTGTFGDLTLSAPVARALREMGYLAPTPIQREAIPPFLEGRDVVGRAKTGTGKTAAFGIPIAEKIDPRRPGVQALVLVPTRELARQVTDDLTRIGKYRGIKVLAVYGGDSIAKQIHALDQGVHVIVGTPGRIIDHLTRGTITFRDVRIVILDECDEMLDIGFADDIETILRRTPKSRQTGLFSATIPLFVRKIVWRYMNDPVFVEIDPDQPVVEQIDQIYYEVAERDKTRALVELLDEMTGDERILIFRRTQRGVDTLTRDLWDQGFLIQALHGGMKQSERNRVMDAYRAGSLPLLVATNVAARGIDVEGITHVFNFDMPDNVEEYIHRIGRTARAGRTGTAISFVGEWDFPILEQIRQKVGNRLRRGELKLYAPRSKAS
- a CDS encoding LON peptidase substrate-binding domain-containing protein, which encodes MAGAILDLALFPLNSVLYPGGQIALHIFEPRYRLMIGRCIEENLPFGVVLIREGQEVGEPAVPYEVGTVASISQHVKKPDGRYDLTAIGLERFRVLTILQERPYLVARVQLEPDLVGPADELGTRASEVHGLFETYVERLREMSNGKLDAIEVPTDPEALAWFVAATLPIAMTEKQALLEQPSTVSRLAAEAEILRRELTFLRFGALSVEDRNRLIARPRSLN
- a CDS encoding cysteine hydrolase, with amino-acid sequence MTVTRPVLMVMDMQRDFCDPNGAYARHGFDVAAVQPLIPRIARVMNACRTHRIPIVATQLTVLTDLDGKAMGLGHLRQLRPWLEEEGFRAGTPGHALVADLPPPNYLVRKWGYSAMYQTELEKILTALGIETLVFTGIATNGVVEGTARDAIMRGWHVVTLTDCVASFSQALHEASLKNLANIGTLLTSDDFLAALAQQRAPSVS
- a CDS encoding amidohydrolase family protein encodes the protein MTHVDTVVAGGTVVLPDGSEQRADLGIADGRIAAIAAPGTLTGATTIDAAGRYVLPGLVDPHLHIGLGQGLADWETETRSAAAGGVTTVLTYLMSGEDYFPIFAEARAAADRMAFVDYGFHAVPCSPQHLADLGRYVREAGIASFKFFTSFRGDEGAYLGITGTDDGYLYRYLQEVARHPGAIACIHPENIEIVWQLRAQLQAAGRDDLAAWDESRPAIVEAECILRAAYYAKQTGCPVYFVHISGAEALDAVRWMRARYPGHPIAAETCPHYLTHTKDSPLGSLGKVNPPLRARADIDALWEGLADGTLDTVGSDHVPRRRAKKTGSIWTASAGFPGTASILPVLLSEGVHRRGLSLGRVAALTAANPARLFGLGATKGSIRLGADADLCLIDLDREQVADAAIFQSSADYSLYDGWTLKGWPVMTILRGQVIMRDGTVVGTPGAGRYLHRGGAAQAA